Proteins co-encoded in one Chroicocephalus ridibundus chromosome 6, bChrRid1.1, whole genome shotgun sequence genomic window:
- the TACR2 gene encoding LOW QUALITY PROTEIN: substance-K receptor (The sequence of the model RefSeq protein was modified relative to this genomic sequence to represent the inferred CDS: deleted 2 bases in 1 codon): protein MALSHMHGNSRHQHLLQENEQMPEDFILLLAEEKKKMSTFSVLNTSNVSQADSLEDGGNWTAVTQFTQPGWQIALWAITYSFIVITSIVGNVTIIWIILAHRRMRTATNYFIVNLALSDLLMSAFNTIFNFIYASHNVWYFGEEFCRFQNWFPITAMFVSIYSMTAVAAERYVAIIHPFKPRLSAGSTRVIIGIIWLVAFGLAFPQCFYAEITTDNGTTKCIVVWPDDVGSKHQLTYHIAVIVLIYLLPLMVMFVAYSVIGITLWSSAVPGNHLNRVRYEHQVNAKKKFVKTMVVVVIIFAVCWLPYHIYFILGSFKEDIYQQKYIQQVYLAIFLLAMSSTMYNPIIYCCLNQRFRSGFKLAFRWCPCIKATEKDKLKLTSPSLYQTTRRKSGTTSFNTETQLNEKEKTSFTLTQLTL from the exons ATGGCACTTAGTCATATGCACGGGAATTCACGGCACCAGCATCTACTGCAAGAAAATGAGCAGATGccagaagattttattttactcttagccgaggaaaaaaaaaaa atgagcacattttctgttttaaatactaGCAACGTTTCGCAGGCTGACTCCCTCGAGGACGGCGGCAACTGGACGGCAGTAACCCAGTTTACCCAGCCGGGATGGCAAATTGCTTTGTGGGCTATCACCTATTCCTTCATCGTTATCACATCCATTGTTGGCAACGTTACCATCATCTGGATCATTCTTGCACACAGGAGAATGAGGACTGCTACTAATTACTTTATTGTTAACTTGGCTCTTTCGGATTTGCTGATGTCTGCTTTCAATACcatcttcaattttatttatgcCAGTCACAACGTCTGGTATTTTGGTGAGGAATTCTGCAGGTTTCAGAACTGGTTCCCCATCACCGCAATGTTTGTGAGCATTTACTCCATGACAGCCGTGGCTGCAGAGAG GTACGTGGCGATAATTCACCCCTTCAAGCCCAGGCTCTCTGCTGGAAGCACCAGAGTCATCATAGGGATCATCTGGCTGGTGGCATTTGGGCTCGCCTTCCCGCAGTGCTTCTACGCCGAGATCACGACAGACAACGGAACGACAAAATGCATTGTTGTCTGGCCAGATGACGTCGGATCCAAGCACCAGCTCAc GTATCACATCGCAGTGATCGTGTTGATTTATTTACTGCCTTTAATGGTGATGTTTGTTGCATACAGCGTTATAGGAATTACTCTGTGGAGCAGCGCGGTTCCAGGCAACCACCTGAACAGAGTCCGCTACGAACACCaagttaatgcaaaaaaaaag TTTGTGAAGACCATGGTCGTAGTTGTCATCATCTTTGCTGTCTGCTGGCTGCCCTATCATATATACTTCATCCTGGGGAGCTTCAAGGAAGACATCTACCAGCAGAAGTACATTCAGCAGGTTTATCTTGCGATCTTTCTCCTTGCCATGAGTTCGACGATGTACAACCCCATCATATACTGCTGTCTTAACCAAAG ATTTCGTTCTGGCTTCAAATTAGCCTTCCGGTGGTGTCCATGCATAAAAGCAACTGAGAAAGACAAACTTAAACTTACATCCCCATCTCTTTACCAGACAACCCGCAGGAAGTCAGGAACAACAAGTTTCAACACAGAAACGCAACTGAATGAGAAAGAGAAGACATCGTTTACCCTCACCCAGCTGACACTTTGA